A genomic stretch from Setaria viridis chromosome 1, Setaria_viridis_v4.0, whole genome shotgun sequence includes:
- the LOC117841751 gene encoding uncharacterized protein yields MSTDDWRTFEGSGLHYGGFCTLLRECLERVGVRTSRVLYEGRKRGSGDSVPTEVRLTVPADPCVPEFEQVVVFAFELSVAEAHTTAARRAVREVHAHLRDRLARTPYRFVPRGCRDPRDLEREAQEFHHDDFEESDERLRVATRCIHAQDLTLCHYEREIEVLRRGWDNSIGHNAMLEGQLEGLSCCLERLDQTNCRLRDESNAAPDVFKDAEKIAMLEAKIVQMEEALHLRNKLIDKKRAQLRDKDELVGNLNTVLATKDGAINQLHHRLHRNYDNIVHLSSRCYRDRDMVERLQAAWERSDRRRRMELEELSAWIPVKYRKEPWEETPPALRGPQAWEWRLCAHGGAADRAG; encoded by the coding sequence ATGTCAACGGACGACTGGCGTACATTCGAGGGTAGCGGACTACACTACGGGGGCTTCTGCACTCTCCTTCGCGAGTGCTTGGAGCGCGTCGGAGTTCGCACTTCCCGCGTGCTCTACGAGGGCCGCAAGCGTGGGAGTGGAGACTCTGTGCCCACGGAGGTGCGGCTGACCGTGCCGGCTGATCCCTGTGTGCCCGAGTTCGAGCAGGTGGTGGTTTTCGCCTTCGAGCTCTCAGTCGCAGAAGCACACACGACAGCAGCAAGGAGAGCTGTGCGCGAGGTTCATGCTCACCTCCGGGATCGCTTGGCTCGCACCCCGTACCGCTTCGTGCCTCGGGGGTGCCGCGACCCAAGAGACCTTGAGCGTGAGGCTCAGGAGTTCCACCacgacgacttcgaggagtcCGACGAGAGGCTCCGAGTAGCTACCCGCTGCATCCACGCCCAGGATCTCACTCTCTGCCACTACGAGCGCGAGATAGAGGTCCTACGCAGGGGATGGGATAACAGCATTGGGCACAACGCCATGTTGGAGGGACAGCTGGAGGGGCTTTCTTGCTGCCTAGAGCGGTTGGATCAGACTAACTGCCGTCTGCGGGATGAGAGCAATGCCGCTCCAGACGTGTTCAAAGATGCTGAGAAGATCGCCATGCTTGAGGCCAAGATCGTTCAAATGGAGGAGGCTCTACACCTCAGGAACAAGTTGATTGATAAGAAGAGAGCTCAGCTCAGGGACAAGGATGAGTTGGTGGGAAACTTGAACACCGTGCTTGCTACCAAGGATGGGGCCATCAACCAGCTCCACCACAGACTCCACCGCAACTACGACAACATCGTCCACCTCAGCTCCCGATGCTACAGAGACAGGGACATGGTTGAGAGGTTGCAGGCAGCTTGGGAGCGTTCGGACCGCAGGCGGAGGATGGAGCTAGAGGAGTTGAGCGCTTGGATTCCCGTCAAGTACAGGAAAGAGCCTTGGGAGGAGACTCCTCCTGCTCTACGAGGGCCGCAAGCGTGGGAGTGGAGACTCTGTGCCCACGGAGGTGCGGCTGACCGTGCCGGCTGA